A region from the Microcella frigidaquae genome encodes:
- a CDS encoding zinc-ribbon domain-containing protein: protein MPRSVEEWWQRRQHVTGLAVPYPVGRYRDAWTPYTALVEQFRPERNGELVLSQIPPAADIWLVWVCTLGHEFVATPAEQRGRPGRSRASRSWCPVCATPSLLPPAPRWPRLHNSGDATHRSPVRPSARRVEGIGTASNPELWRSAEVVAPGTAFRSAEASRATSAGEGRLRALVAERLSVDLSLNAVRVRTPFFGRLEVWPDIVIAELGIAVELDTIGRAADEHIGRREAADRRKDRLLGEVGWSVIRMRCRPLRALGPDDLEVAGVSNTAVDALIERMVETRGALLVRAYERRVATTESG from the coding sequence GTGCCCCGAAGTGTCGAGGAGTGGTGGCAGCGCCGGCAACACGTCACCGGCCTCGCCGTGCCCTATCCCGTCGGCCGGTACCGCGACGCCTGGACGCCCTACACCGCGCTGGTCGAGCAGTTCCGGCCCGAGCGCAACGGGGAGCTCGTGCTGTCGCAGATCCCGCCCGCCGCGGACATCTGGCTCGTCTGGGTGTGCACGCTCGGCCACGAGTTCGTCGCAACTCCGGCCGAGCAGCGCGGGCGACCCGGGCGCTCGCGGGCATCCCGATCATGGTGCCCCGTCTGCGCCACGCCGTCTCTGCTGCCGCCGGCCCCGCGCTGGCCGCGTCTCCACAATTCAGGAGACGCGACCCACCGGTCGCCGGTGCGGCCCTCCGCGCGGCGTGTCGAGGGGATCGGCACCGCATCGAATCCTGAATTGTGGAGATCAGCGGAGGTCGTTGCACCAGGCACGGCCTTTCGGAGCGCGGAGGCCTCGCGGGCGACCTCCGCGGGGGAGGGTCGGCTGCGGGCGCTGGTCGCGGAGCGGCTGAGCGTCGACCTGAGTCTCAACGCCGTGCGGGTGCGCACCCCGTTCTTCGGGCGGCTCGAGGTGTGGCCCGACATCGTCATCGCCGAGCTCGGCATCGCGGTCGAGCTCGACACCATCGGCCGTGCCGCCGACGAGCACATCGGCCGCCGCGAAGCCGCCGATCGCCGCAAGGACCGACTCCTGGGGGAGGTCGGCTGGAGCGTGATCCGGATGCGGTGCCGCCCCCTGCGCGCCCTCGGCCCCGACGACCTCGAGGTGGCGGGCGTCTCCAACACGGCGGTCGATGCACTCATCGAGCGCATGGTCGAGACGCGCGGCGCGCTGCTCGTGCGCGCCTACGAGCGGCGCGTCGCCACGACGGAGAGCGGCTAG
- a CDS encoding DMT family transporter — protein MSSAVWALVASCVLWGTTGTAASFFPDAVNPLAIGASTMTIGGALLFAVNHRAALRVLRDRAMRGWLLAAAAGMVAYPLAFYASMDLAGVAIGNVVSLGSGPLFAAILEWRVQRRRLTARWMLSAGIAIAGMALLVSGGHGDGSPVDPAGIPAGVALGLLAGAGYALFTFASGIVIRGGHSGRGVMGAAFGLAAIPLAGVLLVLGGPLLASAGSIGIALYLAIGPMFLAYLFFAVGVRDLPSSTVTVITLLEPLVATLLAVLVVGERLEPLGWLGLVLILVGVTVLSSARRPRSAV, from the coding sequence GTGTCCTCCGCCGTCTGGGCCCTCGTCGCCTCCTGCGTGCTCTGGGGCACGACGGGCACCGCCGCCTCCTTCTTCCCCGACGCGGTCAACCCGCTCGCCATCGGTGCGTCGACCATGACGATCGGCGGCGCGCTCCTGTTCGCCGTCAACCACCGCGCGGCGCTGCGGGTACTTCGTGACCGCGCGATGCGCGGCTGGCTCCTCGCCGCCGCCGCGGGCATGGTCGCCTACCCGCTCGCCTTCTACGCCTCGATGGACCTCGCGGGCGTCGCCATCGGCAACGTGGTCTCGCTCGGCTCCGGGCCGCTGTTCGCGGCGATCCTGGAGTGGCGGGTGCAGCGCCGCCGACTGACCGCGCGGTGGATGCTGAGCGCGGGCATCGCCATCGCCGGCATGGCCCTGCTGGTGTCGGGCGGTCACGGCGACGGATCGCCCGTCGATCCGGCGGGCATCCCGGCGGGTGTGGCCCTGGGGCTGCTCGCGGGCGCAGGATACGCGCTCTTCACCTTCGCCTCCGGCATCGTCATCCGCGGCGGCCACAGCGGGCGCGGGGTCATGGGGGCGGCGTTCGGGCTGGCGGCGATCCCGCTCGCGGGCGTGCTGCTGGTGCTCGGCGGGCCGCTGCTCGCATCCGCCGGATCGATCGGCATCGCGCTGTACCTCGCGATCGGCCCGATGTTCCTCGCCTACCTGTTCTTCGCCGTCGGGGTGCGCGACCTGCCCTCCAGCACCGTGACCGTCATCACCCTGCTCGAGCCCCTGGTGGCGACCCTGCTCGCCGTGCTCGTCGTGGGGGAGCGGCTGGAGCCGCTCGGGTGGCTCGGGCTCGTGCTGATCCTCGTCGGCGTCACCGTGCTTTCCTCGGCTCGTCGCCCGCGTTCGGCGGTGTGA
- a CDS encoding cytosine permease, producing the protein MVDDELPPNGDDDAGIPAGPRRSTYTPPPGGLRWEPTPPEDESAAEGAAAPPAAAAPLPGAVPPPPVRRSLTDAELLAAADPETADADSGALLDLVERQLELRRTEAAALAEWERTVVETAPEQAPTILAAVREQFRDVVPAAPAPVAPAAPAPSVAPAEPIVPPPDETAAAVAPPTAAEPGSLADPGAPAINLALADAPPPWGQIPSAAVPPPSAAEPALTPISVDSPASVESPASAESPASVDSPASVDSPASVDSPASADGPPPLVEPELPPSSAGSPPLPPESALGLFDALLREPEPGAESPAVAPAVVEAVAETEALVDPVGPASPAGPSEPSDPVEEPLDPFAALLAEQSDAGAATDAAGAGAATVPAAPAATTAVDSAADPTAVAGSSDAAAPAPVGPRASRLEVTALEPTPAEQRAGRAARMFWLWFAVNASVVSVALGAVILGLGLSLRQAILAALLGVALSCLPLALGTLASKWSGQPIMVVSRATFGVAGNAIPAFVALLTRLAWAAALLWMLAAGTAEILVGSGLVPGVDSLFVALIAGGAALVLAAVVAGVGFGLIAVVSAIISALAAVLVVGLIVLTAPYVDLTVALSLPDGDWLLMVAGAVIVFSAIGLAWAMSSGDVARYQARGTSGSATLLWTALGATLPAFVLIAWGAVLAASSPVLAEGLQSNPLDTLSRLLPLWYPAPLIAAVALSLMAGAALALYSGGFSMLALGVRGPRWAGVLLMVVTTGAVLAVLLVLIPDTASLFRDALTTVAVPVAAWVGIVGAETMIRTRRVHSPSLLRRGGVYPAVRWVNTVMLLVSTGIGWGLTTAAVPGLTWQGYLLPLLGVPLDAPLAAADLGVLLALALGLLTPLVAGIPALRRLQTAERAAAEADAGADGTVTGATATVATAVPTAFGA; encoded by the coding sequence ATGGTCGACGACGAGCTGCCGCCGAACGGGGATGACGACGCGGGCATCCCGGCGGGGCCGCGGCGCTCGACGTACACGCCGCCGCCCGGCGGGCTCCGCTGGGAGCCCACCCCGCCCGAGGATGAGAGCGCCGCTGAGGGTGCTGCCGCCCCGCCCGCCGCTGCCGCACCGCTGCCCGGCGCCGTGCCGCCCCCGCCGGTACGGCGCTCGCTGACCGACGCCGAGCTGCTCGCCGCCGCCGACCCCGAGACGGCGGATGCGGACAGCGGCGCGCTCCTCGACCTGGTCGAGCGCCAGCTCGAGCTGCGCCGCACCGAGGCCGCCGCGCTCGCGGAGTGGGAGCGCACCGTTGTCGAGACCGCCCCCGAGCAGGCGCCCACGATCCTCGCCGCCGTCCGCGAGCAGTTCCGCGATGTCGTCCCGGCGGCACCGGCGCCCGTTGCGCCCGCCGCGCCCGCCCCGTCCGTTGCGCCCGCGGAGCCGATCGTGCCCCCGCCGGACGAGACTGCCGCGGCTGTCGCGCCTCCGACCGCGGCCGAGCCGGGATCGCTCGCCGATCCGGGCGCTCCGGCCATCAACCTCGCGCTCGCGGACGCCCCGCCGCCGTGGGGGCAGATCCCGTCGGCGGCGGTTCCCCCGCCCTCGGCCGCCGAGCCGGCCCTGACGCCGATCTCGGTCGACAGTCCGGCGTCGGTCGAGAGCCCGGCGTCGGCCGAGAGCCCGGCGTCGGTCGACAGCCCGGCGTCCGTCGACAGTCCCGCGTCCGTCGACAGCCCCGCGTCGGCCGACGGCCCTCCGCCCCTCGTCGAGCCCGAGCTGCCGCCGTCCAGCGCCGGATCCCCGCCGCTGCCGCCCGAGTCGGCCCTTGGCCTGTTCGACGCCCTCCTGCGCGAACCCGAGCCGGGTGCGGAGTCGCCCGCGGTCGCCCCGGCGGTCGTCGAGGCCGTCGCCGAGACCGAAGCGCTGGTCGACCCGGTCGGTCCGGCCAGTCCGGCAGGCCCGTCAGAACCATCAGACCCGGTCGAGGAGCCCCTCGACCCCTTCGCGGCACTCCTGGCCGAGCAGTCCGACGCCGGGGCCGCCACGGACGCCGCGGGTGCCGGTGCCGCTACCGTTCCGGCAGCACCCGCCGCGACGACGGCCGTCGACTCCGCCGCAGACCCCACGGCGGTCGCGGGCTCGTCCGACGCCGCTGCCCCGGCTCCGGTCGGCCCGCGCGCGTCCCGTCTCGAGGTGACCGCGCTGGAGCCCACACCAGCCGAGCAGCGCGCCGGCCGAGCGGCGCGCATGTTCTGGCTCTGGTTCGCCGTGAACGCCTCGGTCGTCAGCGTGGCGCTCGGGGCGGTCATCCTGGGTCTGGGGCTCAGCCTCCGCCAGGCGATCCTGGCCGCCCTCCTCGGCGTCGCCCTGTCGTGCCTGCCGCTCGCCCTCGGAACGCTCGCGAGCAAGTGGAGCGGCCAGCCGATCATGGTCGTCTCGCGCGCGACCTTCGGGGTCGCCGGCAACGCGATCCCCGCGTTCGTCGCGCTCCTGACGCGACTGGCCTGGGCGGCAGCCCTGCTCTGGATGCTCGCCGCCGGCACCGCGGAGATCCTGGTCGGCTCGGGCCTCGTGCCCGGGGTCGACAGCCTCTTCGTGGCCCTGATCGCCGGCGGTGCCGCCCTGGTGCTCGCCGCCGTCGTCGCGGGCGTCGGGTTTGGTCTCATCGCGGTGGTGAGCGCCATCATCAGCGCGCTCGCGGCCGTGCTGGTGGTGGGGCTCATCGTGCTCACCGCGCCGTACGTCGACCTGACGGTCGCTCTCTCGCTGCCGGACGGCGACTGGCTGCTCATGGTCGCTGGCGCGGTCATCGTGTTCAGCGCGATCGGTCTGGCGTGGGCGATGAGCAGCGGGGATGTCGCCCGCTACCAGGCGCGCGGAACCTCGGGCTCCGCCACGCTGCTGTGGACGGCCCTCGGGGCGACGCTGCCCGCGTTCGTCCTCATCGCGTGGGGGGCGGTGCTCGCCGCCTCCAGCCCGGTGCTCGCCGAGGGCCTGCAGTCGAACCCCCTCGACACGCTGTCGCGCCTGCTGCCGCTGTGGTACCCAGCACCGCTGATCGCGGCCGTCGCGCTCTCCCTCATGGCCGGCGCGGCTCTCGCCCTGTACTCGGGCGGGTTCTCCATGCTCGCTCTCGGAGTGCGCGGACCGCGCTGGGCGGGTGTGCTGCTGATGGTGGTGACGACCGGCGCCGTGCTGGCCGTGCTGCTGGTGCTGATCCCGGACACCGCCTCGCTGTTCCGCGACGCCCTCACCACCGTCGCCGTGCCCGTTGCCGCCTGGGTCGGCATCGTGGGGGCCGAGACGATGATCCGCACGCGGCGCGTGCACTCCCCATCACTGCTGCGGCGCGGCGGCGTGTACCCGGCTGTGCGGTGGGTCAACACGGTCATGCTCCTCGTCAGCACCGGCATCGGCTGGGGTCTGACCACCGCCGCCGTGCCGGGCCTGACGTGGCAGGGCTACCTGCTCCCGCTGCTCGGCGTGCCGCTCGACGCGCCGCTGGCGGCCGCCGACCTCGGGGTGCTGCTCGCCCTGGCGCTCGGCCTGCTCACCCCGCTGGTTGCGGGCATCCCCGCCCTGCGCCGACTGCAGACCGCCGAGCGCGCCGCCGCCGAGGCCGATGCCGGGGCCGACGGGACCGTCACCGGCGCGACGGCCACCGTCGCGACCGCCGTGCCGACGGCTTTCGGCGCATGA
- a CDS encoding Nif3-like dinuclear metal center hexameric protein: MTTLAEVQAVVERLWPTSGAEAWDAPGLIAGDPAGEVRRIVLAVDAVADTIDEALAAQADLLLVHHPLLLRGVTTVAESTAKGALLARLIRGRCALLAAHTNADIVATGTSARLAALLQLRDAVPIVETAPGLGLGRVGALAESTTLGALARRLAGILPPTATGVRVAGAFDRPVRTVAVCGGAGDSLLGEPLVRGADAYVTADLRHHPASEAVESARVAGGPALIDVSHWASEWLWLEVAAEELRAALPGVEVAVSELRTDPWDFVVVQ, encoded by the coding sequence ATGACGACCCTCGCCGAGGTGCAGGCGGTCGTCGAGCGCTTGTGGCCGACCTCCGGCGCCGAGGCATGGGACGCCCCCGGGCTCATCGCCGGCGACCCCGCGGGCGAGGTGCGCCGCATCGTCCTGGCGGTGGACGCGGTGGCCGACACCATCGATGAGGCACTCGCGGCCCAGGCCGACCTGCTGCTCGTGCACCACCCCCTGTTGCTGCGCGGCGTCACCACGGTTGCCGAGAGCACCGCGAAGGGGGCGCTGCTCGCGCGCCTGATCCGCGGCCGCTGCGCGCTGCTGGCGGCCCACACCAACGCCGATATCGTCGCGACCGGCACGAGCGCACGGCTCGCTGCGCTGCTCCAGCTGCGGGATGCGGTGCCGATCGTCGAGACCGCGCCCGGGCTCGGCCTGGGGCGGGTCGGGGCGCTGGCCGAGTCGACAACGCTCGGCGCCCTCGCGCGGCGGCTGGCGGGCATCCTGCCCCCGACGGCGACGGGGGTGCGGGTCGCCGGGGCCTTCGACCGGCCGGTGCGCACCGTCGCGGTCTGCGGGGGAGCGGGCGACTCGCTACTTGGTGAGCCGCTCGTGCGCGGCGCCGACGCGTACGTCACCGCCGACCTGCGGCACCACCCCGCGAGCGAAGCCGTCGAGTCGGCGCGGGTCGCCGGAGGGCCGGCCCTGATCGACGTCTCGCACTGGGCGAGCGAGTGGCTCTGGTTGGAGGTGGCCGCCGAGGAGCTCCGCGCGGCGCTGCCCGGGGTGGAGGTCGCCGTCAGCGAGCTGCGCACCGACCCGTGGGACTTCGTGGTCGTACAGTAG
- a CDS encoding zinc ribbon domain-containing protein, with amino-acid sequence MALTASPADQRLLLEVQAHDTALQQLAHRERSLPERAQVEALKAEADVMREFAAQRRGELEDARLELQRVESDVQLVEARIARDGERLQSSSSVKDIAGLEHEVASLKARLADLEEIELTVMETVETLESELESAQAALDAHLEQLAAAEAARDAALAALAEEVTTARAARAEVAGRVPADLLALYEKQRERYGVGASHLRARISSASGVELTGSDLAAVRAAAPDAVILCPDSSAILVRTDESGL; translated from the coding sequence ATGGCCCTGACTGCCAGCCCCGCCGACCAGCGCCTCCTGCTCGAGGTGCAGGCGCACGACACCGCGCTGCAGCAGCTTGCGCACCGCGAGCGCAGCCTGCCCGAGCGCGCCCAGGTCGAGGCGCTGAAGGCCGAGGCCGACGTGATGCGCGAGTTCGCCGCGCAGCGTCGGGGCGAGCTCGAAGACGCGCGGCTCGAGCTGCAGCGGGTCGAGAGCGACGTGCAGCTGGTCGAGGCGCGCATCGCCCGCGACGGTGAGCGGCTGCAGAGCAGCTCGTCGGTCAAAGACATCGCCGGTCTCGAGCACGAGGTCGCCTCGCTGAAGGCACGCCTCGCCGACCTGGAGGAGATCGAGCTGACGGTCATGGAGACCGTCGAGACGCTCGAGAGCGAGCTGGAGTCGGCGCAGGCCGCCCTCGACGCCCATCTCGAGCAGCTCGCCGCCGCCGAGGCGGCGCGCGATGCGGCCCTCGCCGCCCTCGCCGAGGAGGTGACCACCGCTCGCGCGGCCCGCGCCGAGGTTGCCGGGCGCGTGCCCGCCGACCTCCTGGCGCTCTACGAGAAGCAGCGTGAGCGCTATGGCGTGGGCGCCTCGCACCTGCGCGCGCGCATCTCGAGCGCAAGCGGCGTCGAGCTCACGGGCAGTGACCTCGCCGCGGTGCGCGCAGCTGCACCCGACGCGGTGATCCTGTGCCCCGACTCCAGCGCGATCCTGGTCCGCACTGACGAGAGCGGCCTGTGA
- a CDS encoding reverse transcriptase-like protein has translation MTRELLIEADGGSRGNPGPAAGGAVVIDPASGEVLAEVGVWVGVATNNVAEYSGMLAGVRRALELDPDAQLTIRMDSKLVVEQMMGRWKIKHPAMAELAAEARQVLSGTPVRFEWVPRLQNSRADACANQAMDARASFSR, from the coding sequence GTGACTCGCGAGCTGCTGATCGAGGCCGATGGCGGTTCGCGCGGCAACCCCGGCCCCGCCGCGGGCGGCGCCGTCGTCATCGATCCGGCGTCGGGCGAGGTGCTCGCCGAGGTCGGCGTCTGGGTGGGCGTCGCCACGAACAATGTCGCCGAGTACTCGGGGATGCTCGCCGGTGTGCGCCGCGCCCTCGAGCTCGACCCCGACGCTCAGCTCACGATCCGCATGGATTCCAAGCTCGTCGTCGAGCAGATGATGGGCCGCTGGAAGATCAAGCACCCCGCGATGGCCGAACTCGCCGCCGAGGCGCGCCAGGTGCTGAGCGGCACGCCCGTGCGCTTCGAGTGGGTGCCGCGCCTGCAGAACTCCCGCGCCGACGCGTGCGCCAACCAGGCGATGGACGCGCGGGCCTCGTTCTCGCGCTGA
- a CDS encoding SDR family NAD(P)-dependent oxidoreductase has protein sequence MPSDHPAIDPDDLAATLRVLSTLHELDHEHPDFIAVRHATAHMFRAVKVHRRMTRRAEVLAADTAVIEATATGSPDRIDDETRGVDISSSTEAPFAGELTRPQACYICKQRYTLVDAFYHQLCPDCARLNHAKRNARTDLTGRRALLTGGRAKIGMYIALRLLRDGAHTTITTRFPRDAVRRFSALPDAADWIDRLRIVGIDLRDPAQVIGLAESVAAAGPLDIIINNAAQTVRRSPGAYQPLIEAELAPLPDGPLPELVTFGHTMDPHPLALAESVSAHPILAAAAAKAEHLTQAAMTAGSASLARHKAGTAIDAGGLVPDLHDVNSWTQAVGSVEPLEMLEVQLANSVAPFILVDRLRPSLAASPFARTYVVNVSAMEGVFSRGYKGPGHPHTNMAKAAMNMLTRTSAREMFENDGILMTSVDTGWITDERPHPTKLRLAEEGFHAPLDLVDGAARVYDPIVRGEAGEDLFGVFLKDYRPSQW, from the coding sequence GTGCCCTCCGACCACCCCGCGATCGATCCGGATGACCTCGCCGCCACACTGCGGGTGCTGAGCACGCTGCACGAGCTCGACCACGAGCATCCCGACTTCATCGCGGTGCGGCACGCGACCGCCCACATGTTCCGTGCGGTCAAGGTGCATCGCCGCATGACCAGGCGCGCCGAGGTGCTCGCGGCCGACACGGCCGTCATCGAGGCGACGGCGACCGGCTCCCCCGATCGCATCGACGACGAGACGCGCGGCGTCGACATCAGCTCGTCGACCGAGGCGCCCTTCGCGGGCGAGCTCACGCGCCCTCAGGCGTGCTACATCTGCAAGCAGCGGTACACGCTCGTCGATGCCTTCTACCACCAGCTGTGCCCCGACTGCGCACGCCTCAACCACGCGAAGCGGAATGCCCGCACCGACCTGACCGGACGCCGCGCGCTGCTCACCGGCGGGCGCGCCAAGATCGGCATGTACATCGCCCTGCGACTGTTGCGCGACGGCGCCCACACGACGATCACGACGCGGTTCCCGCGGGATGCCGTGCGCCGGTTCTCGGCCCTGCCTGACGCGGCCGACTGGATCGACCGGTTGCGCATCGTCGGCATCGACCTGCGCGACCCCGCTCAGGTCATCGGCCTCGCCGAGTCGGTCGCCGCGGCCGGACCGCTCGACATCATCATCAACAACGCCGCGCAGACCGTGCGGCGCTCCCCCGGCGCCTACCAGCCGCTCATCGAAGCGGAGCTGGCCCCGCTGCCCGACGGGCCTCTGCCTGAGCTCGTCACCTTCGGGCACACGATGGATCCGCACCCGCTCGCCCTGGCCGAGTCGGTCTCCGCCCACCCGATCCTCGCAGCAGCCGCGGCGAAGGCCGAGCATCTGACGCAGGCGGCGATGACGGCCGGGAGCGCATCCCTCGCCCGCCACAAGGCCGGAACCGCGATCGATGCCGGCGGCCTCGTGCCCGACCTGCACGACGTCAACAGCTGGACGCAGGCCGTCGGATCGGTGGAGCCGCTCGAGATGCTCGAGGTGCAGCTGGCGAATTCGGTCGCCCCGTTCATCCTCGTCGACCGGCTGCGGCCCTCGCTCGCGGCGTCACCGTTCGCGCGCACCTACGTCGTGAACGTGAGCGCGATGGAGGGCGTCTTCAGCCGCGGATACAAAGGCCCCGGCCACCCGCACACCAACATGGCGAAGGCCGCGATGAACATGCTGACGCGCACGAGCGCGCGCGAGATGTTCGAGAACGACGGCATCCTCATGACGAGCGTGGACACCGGCTGGATCACCGACGAACGCCCGCATCCGACGAAGCTGCGGCTCGCCGAGGAGGGCTTCCATGCCCCGCTCGACCTCGTCGACGGAGCCGCCCGGGTCTACGACCCGATCGTGCGCGGCGAGGCCGGCGAGGACCTGTTCGGCGTCTTCCTGAAGGACTACCGACCCTCGCAGTGGTGA
- a CDS encoding VIT1/CCC1 transporter family protein, translated as MTDGSTTSSDHTPHDAEPHDRGAFSDGLNKLRAGVLGANDGIVSVAAVVVGVAGATSELAPIITAGAAAVVGGAISMALGEYVSVASARDSQTALIAKEKRELEEMPEQELAELASIYQAKGLSPETAQKVAEELTAHDALGAHLEAELHIDENEVLKPWQAAWASFLAFLLGAVLPMLAITLPPAELRIPIAFVATLVALGITGALGAYLGKSPWLKPTVRVVLGGAIALAVTFAIGALLGTTIA; from the coding sequence ATGACCGACGGCTCGACGACCTCCTCCGACCACACCCCGCACGACGCCGAACCCCACGACCGCGGCGCGTTCAGCGACGGGCTCAACAAGCTCCGCGCCGGGGTGCTCGGGGCGAACGACGGCATCGTCTCGGTCGCCGCGGTCGTCGTCGGCGTCGCCGGAGCGACGAGCGAGCTCGCGCCGATCATCACCGCGGGCGCAGCCGCGGTCGTCGGTGGCGCCATCTCGATGGCCCTCGGCGAGTACGTCTCGGTGGCGAGCGCGCGCGACAGTCAGACCGCGCTCATCGCGAAGGAGAAGCGCGAGCTCGAGGAGATGCCCGAGCAGGAGCTCGCGGAGCTCGCGAGCATCTACCAGGCGAAGGGGCTCAGCCCCGAGACCGCGCAGAAGGTCGCGGAGGAGCTCACGGCGCACGATGCCCTCGGCGCGCACCTCGAAGCCGAGCTGCACATCGACGAGAACGAGGTGCTGAAGCCCTGGCAGGCCGCGTGGGCCTCGTTCCTGGCCTTCCTGCTCGGTGCCGTGCTGCCCATGCTCGCCATCACCCTGCCGCCGGCCGAGCTGCGCATTCCGATCGCGTTCGTCGCCACCCTCGTCGCGCTCGGCATCACCGGGGCGCTCGGCGCCTACCTCGGCAAGAGCCCCTGGCTCAAGCCGACCGTGCGCGTGGTGCTGGGCGGCGCGATCGCCTTGGCCGTGACGTTCGCGATCGGTGCCCTGCTCGGGACGACCATCGCCTAG
- a CDS encoding fatty acid desaturase family protein, with amino-acid sequence MSSLSSVSPSGSLGALRPTTPRNPGAPQLTASYGALMRTVRDAGLLRRREGFYYAVFGALALALGGIITGMVLLGDSWFQLLMAGALGIVLTQIAFVTHEASHRQIFASGRVNDWVGRILATAVVGISYHWWMHKHTRHHAKPNQKGADPDIEQDTIAFLPEDAAKSGRVFALITRNQGWLFFPLLTLEGINLHARSIASLFERGRVEHRMLELGLIALRLGLYVAVLFWFLPLGMAFAFLGVQLAVFGVYMGASFAPNHKGMPILEADSRLDFLQRQIVTSRNLKGGWWATVLFGGLNHQVEHHLFPNMPRPALSRARDIVREYAQSTGIPYTETGILRSYGIVVQYLNRVGLSARDPFDCPLVNQFRRSA; translated from the coding sequence GTGTCCTCTCTCTCCTCTGTCTCCCCTTCCGGTTCCCTCGGCGCGCTGCGCCCGACGACCCCGCGCAACCCGGGGGCCCCGCAGCTCACCGCGTCGTACGGCGCCCTCATGCGCACCGTGCGCGATGCCGGGCTGCTGCGTCGCCGCGAGGGGTTCTACTACGCGGTCTTCGGCGCGCTCGCGCTCGCCCTCGGCGGCATCATCACCGGCATGGTGCTGCTCGGCGACAGCTGGTTCCAGTTGCTCATGGCCGGAGCGCTCGGCATCGTCCTGACGCAGATCGCCTTCGTCACCCACGAGGCCTCGCACCGCCAGATCTTCGCCTCCGGCCGGGTGAACGACTGGGTCGGTCGCATCCTCGCGACCGCCGTCGTCGGCATCAGCTACCACTGGTGGATGCACAAGCACACGCGCCACCACGCGAAGCCGAACCAGAAGGGCGCCGACCCCGACATCGAGCAGGACACGATCGCGTTCCTGCCGGAGGACGCGGCGAAGTCGGGCCGCGTGTTCGCGCTCATTACGCGCAATCAGGGCTGGCTGTTCTTCCCGCTGCTCACCCTCGAGGGCATCAACCTGCACGCGCGCTCCATCGCCTCGCTCTTCGAGCGCGGCCGGGTCGAGCACCGGATGCTCGAGCTGGGTCTGATCGCGCTGCGGCTGGGGCTGTACGTCGCCGTGCTGTTCTGGTTCCTGCCGCTCGGCATGGCCTTCGCCTTCCTCGGCGTGCAGCTGGCGGTGTTCGGCGTCTACATGGGTGCGTCGTTCGCGCCCAACCACAAGGGCATGCCGATCCTCGAGGCCGACAGCCGGCTCGACTTCCTGCAGCGCCAGATCGTCACCTCGCGCAACCTCAAGGGCGGGTGGTGGGCGACGGTGCTGTTCGGCGGGCTCAACCACCAGGTCGAGCACCACCTCTTCCCGAACATGCCCCGCCCGGCTCTGTCACGAGCGCGCGACATCGTGCGCGAGTACGCCCAGTCGACGGGCATCCCGTACACCGAGACGGGCATCCTGCGCTCGTACGGCATCGTCGTGCAGTACCTCAACCGGGTGGGGCTGTCGGCTCGCGATCCCTTCGACTGCCCGCTCGTCAACCAGTTCCGGCGTTCGGCCTAG
- the ppgK gene encoding polyphosphate--glucose phosphotransferase, which yields MALALGIDIGGTGIKGALVDLDAGELASERVKLPTPDGGEPEAIITSVRQLADELSDLSGTALDDVAHIGVCFPAVVLRGRTMSAANVSERWIGLDADTAFSEALGRDIHFVNDADAAGYAEAVFGAARGQRGLVLMTTLGTGIGSALIYNGVLVPNSELGHLELDGRDAETGAANSAREREGLSFADWATRLTRYYGYLERLFSPDLFVIGGGISKQHEEFVPLIDVRTPIVPAALRNNAGIIGAAALATEHQR from the coding sequence ATGGCTCTCGCTCTCGGCATCGACATCGGCGGCACCGGCATCAAGGGGGCCCTCGTCGACCTGGATGCGGGCGAGCTCGCCAGCGAGCGCGTCAAGCTGCCCACCCCCGACGGCGGTGAGCCCGAGGCGATCATCACGAGCGTGCGCCAGCTGGCCGACGAGCTCAGCGACCTGAGCGGAACCGCGCTCGACGACGTCGCCCACATCGGCGTCTGCTTTCCCGCGGTCGTGCTGCGCGGCCGCACGATGTCGGCGGCGAACGTCAGCGAGCGCTGGATCGGCCTCGACGCCGACACCGCCTTCAGCGAGGCGCTCGGCCGCGACATCCACTTCGTGAACGACGCCGACGCGGCGGGCTACGCCGAGGCGGTGTTCGGTGCGGCACGCGGGCAGCGCGGGCTCGTGCTCATGACGACCCTCGGCACGGGAATCGGCAGCGCCCTCATCTACAACGGCGTGCTCGTGCCCAACAGCGAGCTCGGTCACCTCGAGCTCGACGGCCGCGATGCCGAGACCGGGGCGGCGAACTCGGCGCGCGAGCGCGAGGGGCTCTCGTTCGCCGACTGGGCGACTCGCCTCACCCGCTACTACGGCTACCTCGAGCGGCTGTTCTCGCCCGACCTGTTCGTCATCGGCGGCGGCATCTCGAAGCAGCACGAGGAGTTCGTGCCGCTGATCGACGTGCGCACCCCGATCGTGCCGGCTGCGCTGCGCAACAACGCCGGCATCATCGGCGCCGCGGCCTTGGCGACCGAGCACCAGCGCTGA